The DNA region CGAAGAACTGAACGACTGACCAATGATAAACCTCGTATTCATGCTGAAGATGTCggagatgaagaaaatgTAGACCATAGAAACCACCAGCAACAGCCCAAATAACCGTAACATGACAATACATCCCTGGCCCTGAAACCTCGTCCTCGCCTCGTTGAGATCGACCGTCCAGCGGAAGTTCGGTAATAGCCGGCGCAAAGGGAATTGCATCGCAGAAAGCTTTCGCGTCAGGGTACTAAACGGTTTCGCAAGTCGATTCCGTAACCGCGAGGCTCGTTGCGACGAAGATGACTGTTGCCCACCATCCTCCACATCCATCTGATCCAATTCCCGCTGTAGTTCCTCCAACGACCCCCTATCGGAACCCGAAGCGGCGGAGTCGAGATCATCTAAACTGTTCCGGGCGGATTCGACGGTGGGCGGCTGGTAGCCAGGTGGAAACGATCGAGGGGGTGGGGGATTCCTATTGTTATCCCGGGTTACGTTTGCATCGTCATTGTTGTTGTCTTGATGTTGCAGTAGGCCTTCTCGTTCGGCATCGTCGCTAGCCTCGTTGCGATCCGGGTGTGACCGTGAGGATCCGGGACGGTTGCCGACGGCCTCATCGTAAGAAGGAATGGGGAGAGCTTGGTAATTGAATTTCTTATCGCCCATGGTGGACGGAAGTCGGGGGCTCCGGGgagcagcaaaggaagctGGACAGAGTCACGGACGCCGAACTAAACGGGATCATGATCTGATCGAGAGAAAAGGAGCGACAGCCTGGGCGATCATGCTCGAGCGAGCGATAATGCGGAATATTTGGAGATGGGTAGAAAAAGAGGGATGATAGTAGAACAGTTGGAGGTGGTGAGGACGGAAATTGGATGCCTCCTGTTCAGTTCCCCAGAACACCGCGTGGCGCAGACCCACTGCCAAGTGACAGAAACGGCCAACTGGGGTGACATGTATACTCTGTACCAGGAGTATTGTGGCTGTTCTGGAGGAGAGGGTTCTTTATACTTTTATTTTGGGGATACATTATGGTATAAAGCGCCTGTTATGACGCGATCTCTATACTCCGTGCTCTCCGATCAGGTTGATCTATAAACCCCCGGATGGACAAGGCTGTATATCATTGACTATCACCATCTGCCTAGAACTATTGAGGAATCGACATCCGGCGAATAATCATTGATTGCTGTCGGGAAGCTGAGGAAGACGTTGCCGAAGTGAATGTCTGGTTATATATACAGTATATATTCAGCAGGATCTACATGAGGCGGAATCAACTTACTAGCATGCACAATCCCTTGAGAGTGTAAAAAGGCAACAACCTTCCCAGTGTGTTTGCTAGCTTGTTCATCTTTCGCCAACCATATTGTTGAGTAGGTTGAGTAGGAACCAAAGCCCAGCTTGTATATGGTATAGTATCGCCCCATGAAGATGGCCACCAATGCTCAGTAGAGTCTGTTCATGATAGGCACTTCAAGGATAAAGAATATGAACTCTGATGCATACCCTGGCAACTCTTTGTCTACCGCTGACGAAATATGGCATTTCTACGAACTAACTGCACCTTCTCTCAGTGTTCGAGTATGCGGTATATTGAGGACCAGCGCTGCTATATATAACATGCCAACCGTATCATATCCGACTGCCTAGGCATCCCCAAATCGATAGCGGAATACTCTCTTGTAGACCGAGGGGTATCTCAAACAGGATCCCGGCAAGTGGTAGGGAACATCCTGCCTGCCGGCTGTTACACTCATCAGTTCCAGTCTCAGCTCTGGCGTCATCCGGACTGACTCGGATCGGAGGATGTATGGTTCTTGGATCCAATTGATAAGACCGAACCAGTGAATATCGGATGAACAGTAGCATCTTAAGTGCTTCCATATGGGTAGATTCCGGACAGGAGTACTCGATATAGAAGACTCGACCGACTCCGTAGAGCTCCAGGACAAAACGGTGGATCCGGAGGCGATTGAAACAGCCTGACAGGAACCCAGCAACGATCCAGGCACCCCTAACAGGCAGCGAGACATGCGCAACATGACGGGAGAAGCCGCAAACCAGGGAAATTGGTATATACAGAGTAGTCATACGGTTCTCCGTACCTCCGTTGCTGGGTGGATCCACTGAtaagattgatatggattcTTTTGCACTCATACTCACTCCTCACTACTATGCGGAGGAGTATGCATTCTGTCTCTTCTTTATACAGAGTAGAACAAACCCGATATCAAAATGCCTGGTACGAAGACAGTAGTGGTTCGGAGTGGGCGGTGGAACGGCACAGAAAAGCGCCAACAAAAAAAACTCCAACTCAACATTGTCCGTCGGGATGCGTTCTGCGGCGTATATCAGAGTATAGTGAGCAGAGTCGGTGTGGATGCGAATTTCAGGGGGGAAACGGGGTAAGAACAGTTGGATTCACAATTAACAAAACAGCCCAGAGATATAAAGAGGCTGCTGTTCTCCTCGAAAAACGCTTTCAATCCGTGGTGATTTCGTTGGTACTGTATATTTGGTGCTCCGTCGAGTGTCCGTCAAAAAAAATTTCAAAGACAACAGCTGGTCTCCTTTTATAATTTCGCTTGTCCCTCCaattcttttcttcttctcttctctctttacTACTCTTTCTCTCCCACATATCCCACATAACTAATACATACAACCTGAATTCTCCCTCTATTTACCACCGCCACCATGTCCGCCCGCCCCCAGAACATTGGTATCAAGGCCATTGAGGTCTACTTCCCTCGTCAGGTATGCCTCTAAATATAAGAATAAGGTCAACTTTATACTAATTTCTTCCTTTCAAGTGCGTTGACCAGGCTGAGCTGGAGAAGCACGATGGCGTTAGCGAGGGGAAGTACACCATTGGTCTCGGCCAGACCAAGATGAGCTTCTGTGATGACCGTGAAGGTATGTTCACATTTTCCAATGGCTTGCAATGGGCTCCCAATGGGCAATAATATACTAACAATACCGTGACTAGACATCTACTCCATCTCCCTCACcaccctctcctccctcctgcGCAAGTATGAAATCGACCCCAACTCCGTCGGCCGTCTCGAGGTCGGTACCGAGACCCTCCTCGACAAGTCCAAGTCCGTCAAGTCCGTCCTGATGCAGCTCTTTGCTCCCCATGGAAACACAAACATTGAGGGTGTCGACAACGTCAACGCCTGCTACGGTGGTACCAATGCTCTCTTCAACAGCATCAACTGGATCGAGTCTTCCGCCTGGGATGGTCGCGATGCTGCTGTGGTCTGCGGTGACATTGCCTTGTACGCCAAGGGTGCTGCTCGTCCTACTGGTGGTGCCGGCTGTGTGGCCATGTTGATTGGCCCTGATGCTCCCATTGTCTTCGAGCCCGGTCTCCGTGGTAGCTACCTCACTCACGCCTATGACTTCTTCAAGCCCGACTTGGCCAGCGAGTACCCCGTTGTCGATGGTCACTTCTCCCTCAAGTGCTACACCGAGGCCGTTGATGCCTGCTACAAGGCCTACAACGCTCGTGAGAAGACACTCAAGGCCGCCAATGGCACCAATGGCGTTGAGCAGGACGACTCAAAGACTCCTCTCGACCGTTTCGACTACATCTGCTATCACGCCCCCACCTGCAAGTTGGTACAGAAGTCTTACGGTCGTATGCTCTACAATGACTACGTGGCCAACCCCTCACACCCCGCGTTCGCCGAGGTTGCTCCTGAGCTGCGTGACGTCGAATACGAGAAGACTTTTGCCGACAAGAACATCGAGAAGACCTTCATGGGCCTGACCAAGAAGACCTTTGCTGAGCGGGTGCGTCCCGCTCTGGATGTTGCCACTCTTTGCGGTAATATGTACACTGCTACCGTCTATGGTGGTCTTGCCAGCTTGATCTCCAACGTGTCTTTCGACCCTAGCCAGGCTAAGCGTGTTGGTTTCTTCTCGTACGGTAGCGGTCTTGCTAGCTCCATGTTCAGCGCCAAGATTGTCGGCGATGTGAAGTACATGGCTGAGAAGCTTGACCTCCACAACCGCCTGAACAACCGCAACGTCCTGCCCCCTCAGGCTTACGATGACATGTGCCTCCTGCGTGAGCACGCTCACTTGGCCAAGAACTTCAAGCCCTCGGGCAACCCCGAGACCATTGTTTCTGGCGCCTACTACCTGACTGAGGTGGACGACATGTTTCGCCGGAAGTACGATGTTAAGGCATAAATTGTTTTCTATGATTCCCCTTCTGATATTTGTTTTTAATTATACTGTTTacgaatttttttttcttgggaGGTGACCTTCTCAGATGTCGCAGAAAGAGTGTTGATGAGAATTTGGCATTGTTTTATaccagaaagaagagaggacACTGTTAGATACAGCGCTGGGATATTCCGGGTTTATGAGCAGTTCACGATTCTGTCTTACTGTCCATAATTTATTTAATCAAGCTATTGCTACGAGACTTATTGTTACCGTACATTTCTTCTCGGAGATACTCTTCCCACTCTCAACCAGAATAAAGCGCCCGCATTCTGCAAAGAACAGAAATAATTAGTTCATTattgaaaaaaagaaactaATCAATATTCTTTAAGGCTGATCCACAAGTTCCTTTTTCGCACACATCGTCCACTCAGTGAGCTTGACGCCGGCGCTGCATCTCCGGCGCGTAAACCAGACCACCTCTCATATTGTGATATTTGGTGTATTTTAGGAAAAACCAGTATGATTTTCGAAACACTCGCTTCCCCAGTACCGGTTCCTGCGGCTGCACGATTTACTTCTTCTGTGCTCTGAACAGCGGATCCTGACGCACCGGCCATTCAACTTCGGCGCTAAGAGAGATGAACCCTTCTCTCCCAAAAACACACAATTAAGGCACTATTCTCGTCCATTACATTTCAATCTTGCCGCCGACTGATGAAGATCATAGGCGTGACGCCGGTTTCTGTCACTAATTTAGGGACATTCTTCCAAGAATAGCACATCAATTGTTACCGAATATAGCGCTTCATGGCGAACAGTGCTCATTGACAATCGATGTAGATTGCTGCTAGAACGCCGCAGAATCGCAGCAAATGCAAAAAATAGCAGCACCTTGACGCGCGACTGTAACATGAAACGATTTGCGCCGGGATGTGGAGAGTTGTGTCTACTGCATTCTCGCATAGTGACTGTTCGCGGGCTACCTAGTATGGGTTTCTCTTACCTATCTTGGACACCAAAGACACTAGAGATATGGAGATGAGGTTGTGGGCGTCACGATGGAAGTCTTCGCGTGTTTCATGTTCTCCAGGGTCCTGTGCTTGGCGATACGTTGGattcatttcctttttctgttgAGTCTTGCTCGCTGAGCGCAACAGGGAATCTCATGGAAGAGCATTTATATCCAAGCGATGTCCTGTGGTATCTACCAGTTCGATTTCTGAATTAGTCTGAGTAATCGTGCTGGCCATTGTTTGGCTCTGAGAGCCCGTTCTATTTCATACAAGACTGGCTGCTTGTTTTATTGTTTAATTTCCTTCTGCACTGACAGGTCCTGagacaccacaggaagttGGCACTTCC from Aspergillus chevalieri M1 DNA, chromosome 2, nearly complete sequence includes:
- the erg13 gene encoding hydroxymethylglutaryl-CoA synthase (COG:I;~EggNog:ENOG410PG2N;~InterPro:IPR013746,IPR000590,IPR016039,IPR013528, IPR010122;~PFAM:PF01154,PF08540;~go_function: GO:0004421 - hydroxymethylglutaryl-CoA synthase activity [Evidence IEA];~go_function: GO:0016746 - transferase activity, transferring acyl groups [Evidence IEA];~go_process: GO:0006084 - acetyl-CoA metabolic process [Evidence IEA];~go_process: GO:0008299 - isoprenoid biosynthetic process [Evidence IEA];~go_process: GO:0010142 - farnesyl diphosphate biosynthetic process, mevalonate pathway [Evidence IEA]), which translates into the protein MSARPQNIGIKAIEVYFPRQCVDQAELEKHDGVSEGKYTIGLGQTKMSFCDDREDIYSISLTTLSSLLRKYEIDPNSVGRLEVGTETLLDKSKSVKSVLMQLFAPHGNTNIEGVDNVNACYGGTNALFNSINWIESSAWDGRDAAVVCGDIALYAKGAARPTGGAGCVAMLIGPDAPIVFEPGLRGSYLTHAYDFFKPDLASEYPVVDGHFSLKCYTEAVDACYKAYNAREKTLKAANGTNGVEQDDSKTPLDRFDYICYHAPTCKLVQKSYGRMLYNDYVANPSHPAFAEVAPELRDVEYEKTFADKNIEKTFMGLTKKTFAERVRPALDVATLCGNMYTATVYGGLASLISNVSFDPSQAKRVGFFSYGSGLASSMFSAKIVGDVKYMAEKLDLHNRLNNRNVLPPQAYDDMCLLREHAHLAKNFKPSGNPETIVSGAYYLTEVDDMFRRKYDVKA